The proteins below come from a single Nocardiopsis gilva YIM 90087 genomic window:
- a CDS encoding prolyl oligopeptidase family serine peptidase encodes MPAERRYPAAERLELSETLHGYDVRDPYRWLEDADSAQTKEWAAAQDTLFTDVAAGLPARDWFADRIHELMGAGYVGAPVWRGERRFFTRRTAEQEHGVLHTVDPGTDTERVLIDPTAIDPSGGTTLDSWRPDREGRLMAYQLSEGGDEESLLRVMDVATGEDVDGPIDRCRYSPLAWLPGGDAFYYIRHLAPDVVPEGEDQYHRRVYLHRVGCPVEEDVLVFGEGRDKTEYFGLALSRDARWLVLTSSKGTAPRNDAWIADLTESGPEAPRFVPIQEGVDAEVSPFVGRDGSLYLVTDRDAPRGRLCVTDPATPGYEHWRTLVDTDPDAVLTDLAILDGAELESPRLLVAWRRHAISEVSVHDLASGERLGEVPLPGLGSIGGLIERPEGGHEAWFGYTDNTSPSAVHHYDGRTGAVSLWASPPGTLDLPDVRTEQVTYTSRDGTAVRMLVVSPAEEGTGPRPAILYGYGGFSISLTPGYMATALAWVRAGGVYAIANLRGGLEEGEEWHRGGMLGHKQNVFDDCAGAAEHLIATGVTTADQLAVMGGSNGGLLVGAAVTQRPDLFAAAVCSAPLLDMVRYERFGLGQLWSVEYGSAEDPEALGWLLGYSPYHNVREGVRYPATLFAVFDNDTRVDPLHARKMCAALQYATGAPLAERPVLLRREADVGHSSRSVSRSVRLSADQLAFLAHHTGLKVDDRS; translated from the coding sequence ATGCCTGCTGAACGCCGTTACCCCGCTGCCGAGCGCCTGGAACTCAGCGAAACGCTGCACGGCTACGACGTCCGTGACCCCTACCGCTGGCTGGAAGACGCCGACTCCGCCCAGACGAAGGAATGGGCGGCCGCCCAGGACACCCTCTTCACCGATGTCGCGGCCGGCCTGCCGGCCCGCGACTGGTTCGCTGACCGCATCCACGAGTTGATGGGGGCCGGGTACGTCGGCGCGCCCGTGTGGCGGGGGGAACGGCGGTTCTTCACCCGCCGGACCGCCGAGCAGGAGCACGGGGTGCTGCACACCGTGGACCCGGGCACCGACACCGAACGGGTGCTGATCGACCCCACGGCCATCGACCCCAGCGGTGGGACGACGCTCGACTCCTGGCGGCCCGACCGCGAGGGACGGCTGATGGCCTACCAGCTCTCCGAGGGAGGCGACGAGGAGTCGCTGCTGCGCGTCATGGACGTCGCCACCGGGGAGGACGTCGACGGCCCGATCGACCGCTGCCGCTACTCCCCCCTCGCCTGGCTGCCCGGCGGCGACGCGTTCTACTACATCCGCCACCTCGCTCCCGATGTGGTTCCCGAGGGCGAGGACCAGTACCACCGGCGTGTGTACCTGCACCGCGTGGGCTGCCCGGTGGAGGAGGACGTGCTCGTCTTCGGGGAGGGCCGGGACAAGACCGAGTACTTCGGCCTGGCACTGAGCAGGGACGCGCGGTGGCTGGTGCTCACCTCCTCCAAGGGCACGGCCCCGCGCAACGACGCGTGGATCGCCGATCTCACGGAGTCCGGCCCCGAGGCGCCCCGGTTCGTGCCGATCCAGGAGGGCGTGGACGCCGAGGTCTCGCCCTTTGTGGGGCGTGATGGGAGCCTCTACCTGGTCACCGACCGCGACGCGCCGCGCGGCCGCCTGTGCGTGACCGACCCGGCCACGCCCGGATACGAGCACTGGCGCACCCTCGTCGACACCGACCCGGACGCGGTCCTGACCGACCTCGCGATCCTCGACGGTGCGGAGCTGGAGTCGCCGCGGTTGCTGGTCGCCTGGCGGAGGCACGCCATCAGTGAGGTAAGCGTGCACGACCTCGCGTCCGGGGAGCGGCTCGGTGAGGTGCCGCTCCCCGGCCTGGGCTCGATCGGCGGGCTGATCGAGCGCCCCGAGGGCGGGCACGAGGCCTGGTTCGGCTACACGGACAACACCTCGCCGTCCGCGGTCCATCACTATGACGGGCGTACGGGCGCGGTGTCCCTATGGGCGAGCCCGCCGGGCACCCTCGACCTTCCTGACGTCCGAACCGAGCAGGTCACCTACACCTCGCGCGACGGGACAGCCGTGCGGATGCTGGTGGTCTCCCCGGCCGAGGAAGGGACCGGGCCGCGTCCGGCCATCCTGTACGGCTACGGCGGCTTCTCGATCTCCCTGACTCCCGGCTACATGGCCACGGCACTGGCATGGGTGCGGGCCGGCGGCGTGTACGCGATCGCCAACCTGCGGGGCGGCCTGGAGGAGGGGGAGGAATGGCACCGCGGCGGCATGCTGGGCCACAAGCAGAACGTGTTCGACGACTGCGCGGGCGCCGCCGAGCACCTCATCGCCACCGGTGTGACCACCGCCGACCAGCTGGCCGTGATGGGCGGTAGCAACGGCGGGCTGCTCGTCGGCGCGGCGGTCACGCAGCGTCCCGACCTGTTCGCCGCCGCCGTGTGCTCGGCCCCGCTGCTGGACATGGTCCGCTACGAGCGTTTCGGACTGGGGCAGCTGTGGAGCGTGGAGTACGGGAGCGCCGAGGACCCCGAGGCGCTCGGGTGGCTGCTGGGCTACTCGCCGTACCACAACGTCCGCGAGGGTGTGCGCTACCCGGCGACGCTGTTCGCGGTGTTCGACAACGACACCCGCGTGGACCCGCTGCACGCCCGGAAGATGTGCGCGGCGCTCCAGTACGCGACGGGGGCGCCCCTGGCGGAGCGGCCGGTCCTGTTGCGCCGCGAGGCCGATGTCGGGCACAGCTCCCGGTCGGTGAGCCGCAGCGTCCGCCTCAGCGCCGACCAGCTGGCGTTCCTCGCGCACCACACCGGGTTGAAGGTGGACGACCGGTCCTGA
- a CDS encoding HNH endonuclease: MLLLNASYEPLTTLPLRRAILLVLREKAEVVHGDAGGAVLHSATTALSVPSVIRLRRYIRVPYRRRVPLTRVALMRRDGHHCAYCGKRAETIDHVIPRSRGGAHVWENVVASCKPCNHRKADRLLDELGWKLNVTPTVPRGLHWRLINGEHHGDPQWAPYMARVAA, encoded by the coding sequence GTGCTGCTTCTCAACGCGAGTTACGAGCCTTTGACGACCCTACCGTTGCGGCGAGCGATACTTCTGGTGTTGCGGGAAAAAGCCGAAGTCGTGCACGGCGACGCCGGAGGCGCCGTCCTGCACTCGGCGACTACGGCACTCTCGGTGCCGTCGGTCATCCGACTTCGGCGCTACATCCGCGTCCCCTACCGGAGGCGCGTCCCCCTCACCCGGGTGGCGCTCATGCGCCGGGACGGGCACCACTGTGCCTACTGCGGGAAGCGGGCCGAAACCATCGACCACGTCATCCCACGCAGTCGCGGTGGCGCCCACGTCTGGGAGAACGTCGTGGCGTCGTGCAAACCGTGTAACCACCGCAAAGCCGACCGCCTCCTCGACGAGCTGGGTTGGAAACTCAACGTGACCCCCACAGTTCCCAGGGGCCTGCACTGGCGGCTCATCAACGGCGAACACCACGGCGACCCCCAATGGGCCCCGTACATGGCCAGAGTGGCGGCCTAA
- a CDS encoding MarR family winged helix-turn-helix transcriptional regulator encodes MDVEPPNRGAERATTPAETAGEPAEDAVDRIQQAWLRERPRTPVDSIGVITRIWQVGKLLDDDRRRTMARLGMDAATRDLLSTLRRSGPPYRLTPGQIARAALVSPGAVSLRVARAEEQGLVRRFKEGPDGRSTTVELTPEGHALIERTVDDLLRHEETLLDGLTADQREHLAELLRILLADLTERGTDRTRNAPPPADDSGAVGR; translated from the coding sequence ATGGACGTCGAACCCCCGAACCGCGGTGCAGAGCGAGCGACGACCCCGGCCGAGACCGCCGGGGAACCCGCCGAGGACGCGGTCGACCGCATCCAGCAGGCATGGCTGCGCGAACGGCCGCGCACCCCCGTCGACTCCATCGGGGTCATCACCCGGATCTGGCAGGTCGGCAAGCTCCTCGACGACGACCGCAGGCGCACCATGGCGCGCCTGGGGATGGACGCCGCCACCCGCGACCTGCTCAGCACCCTGCGCCGCTCCGGTCCGCCCTATCGGCTGACCCCCGGCCAGATCGCCCGTGCCGCGCTGGTCAGCCCCGGGGCGGTCTCACTGCGCGTGGCCCGCGCCGAAGAGCAGGGGCTGGTCCGCCGGTTCAAGGAGGGGCCGGACGGGCGCAGCACGACCGTCGAGCTCACCCCCGAGGGGCACGCCCTCATCGAGCGGACCGTCGACGACCTGCTCCGCCACGAGGAAACCCTGCTCGACGGCCTTACCGCGGACCAGCGCGAGCACCTGGCCGAGCTCCTGCGCATCCTGCTCGCCGACCTCACCGAGCGCGGCACCGACCGAACACGAAACGCCCCACCGCCCGCGGATGACTCCGGTGCGGTGGGGCGCTGA
- a CDS encoding SDR family NAD(P)-dependent oxidoreductase has product MTHVVVSGGGTGIGLAVAERFASSGAQVTILGRREAVLQRAAERIGAEPVVCDVADPAAVAAALPHLPETVDVLVNNAGGNTGFDEPQGTDGGSDPADGASPHGKELAELAASWRRNIEANLISAVLLTTAVRPRLASGGRVVTLGSIAARTGAASYGAAKAAIEAWTVDLAAELGPGGITANVVSPGLISGTEFFRGHLSDEREARLVAATATGRPGTTDDVAALIAFLASPEAGHITGQVLHVNGGAYLGR; this is encoded by the coding sequence GTGACGCATGTCGTGGTGTCCGGCGGCGGGACCGGCATCGGCCTGGCGGTGGCAGAGCGCTTCGCGTCCTCCGGAGCACAGGTGACGATCCTCGGGCGGCGCGAGGCCGTGCTCCAGCGGGCCGCCGAGCGGATCGGTGCCGAGCCGGTGGTCTGCGATGTGGCCGACCCGGCCGCGGTGGCAGCGGCCCTGCCGCACCTGCCGGAGACGGTCGACGTCCTGGTCAACAACGCGGGCGGCAACACCGGATTCGACGAACCGCAGGGGACGGACGGCGGGAGCGACCCGGCCGACGGAGCCTCTCCCCACGGGAAGGAGCTGGCGGAACTGGCGGCGAGCTGGCGGCGGAACATCGAGGCGAACCTGATCTCGGCGGTCCTGCTCACCACGGCGGTGCGGCCACGGCTGGCCTCTGGCGGGCGCGTGGTCACCCTCGGCTCCATCGCCGCACGAACCGGCGCCGCCTCCTACGGGGCGGCCAAGGCCGCCATCGAGGCCTGGACGGTCGACCTCGCCGCGGAACTGGGACCCGGGGGGATCACGGCCAACGTGGTCTCCCCCGGACTGATCTCTGGAACCGAGTTCTTCAGGGGCCACCTCAGCGATGAGCGCGAGGCGCGCCTCGTCGCCGCGACGGCCACCGGTCGCCCCGGCACCACCGACGATGTCGCCGCCCTGATCGCGTTCCTGGCGTCTCCCGAAGCGGGACACATCACCGGCCAGGTACTGCACGTCAACGGCGGCGCCTACCTCGGTCGCTGA